The proteins below are encoded in one region of Doryrhamphus excisus isolate RoL2022-K1 chromosome 4, RoL_Dexc_1.0, whole genome shotgun sequence:
- the selenom gene encoding selenoprotein M, which translates to MWLLVLFGVLQSVSSYEVDVSKLDGLARARVETCGGUQLNRLREVKAFVVQDIPLYHNLVMKHIPGADPELVLLNHYYEELDRIALSDMTRSEINELLAKLGFYKKAQADDEVPEEFRFSPAKDSPFKDEPVAYKPATSSVVTENTTSSSPEEEGSEAKHTDL; encoded by the exons ATGTGGCTGCTTGTGCTGTTCGGTGTCCTTCAGTCCGTATCTTCATACGAGGTGGATGTCAGCAAGCTGGACGGACTGGCTCGGGCCAGAGTGGAG ACGTGTGGTGGATGACAACTGAACAGGCTCAGAGAG GTCAAAGCCTTTGTGGTCCAGGATATTCCTCTTTA CCATAATCTGGTGATGAAGCACATTCCTGGGGCCGACCCTGAGCTAGTCCTACTGAATCATTACTACGAGGAGCTGGAC AGAATCGCCTTGTCTGACATGACCCGCTCAGAGATCAATGAGTTGCTGGCTAAGCTGGGCTTCTATAAGAAGGCCCAGGCAGACGATGAGGTACCAGAGGAGTTCCGCTTCTCCCCCGCCAAAGACAGCCCGTTCAAAGATGAGCCAGTGGCATACAAGCCCGCCACTTCCTCTGTGGTCACTGAGAACACCACCTCTTCTTCACCAGAAGAAGAAGGCTCTGAAGCCAAGCACACTGACCTCTAA